GTTTATCACAAAAAAGATAGGAATTATTGGTTTAATTTTACCTTTTACCTTTTATCTTTTACCTTCAACCTGGCTTTATAGCCGTGGGACATCTACGACAATATTTCAATTACTTGATGCATCTTTTGGTGCTCGGCAGAAAGCGCTTGGAGAAACATTTACAGCAATTGCCGACGATATAAACACGATTTACTATAATCCTGCAGGGCTAAAAAATATTTCTAATAAAACAATATCAGCAACATATCAGAAAGGGCTTTCAGATTTATCACAAGGTTTTGTTGTATATTCTCAAGAGTCAGAAAAACTCAGAGGTACAGTTGCTTGTGGGTTCACATATTTGTATGGTGGAAAAATAGAGTTGAATTATACTGATAGACCATCAGAAACAAAACAAGCCCAAAGTGATTATCTATTAACATTAAGTTATGCGACAGGTGATAAACTAAAATTCGGAAGCAACTTAAAAGTGGTTTATTCTGAACTTGTGGAAGATGCGAAAGCGACAGGCTTTTGTATTGATTTAGGATTTCATTACAGCATGGTAAGAATTTTCAAGAAAGAAGTTTCATTTGGTCTATCAACGCAAAACATAGGTCCTTGGGCAACATATTCAGGCGGGCTTGCAAGTGGAAAAGAATATGAGCCATTGCCGATAACATCACGGGCAGGATTCTCTGTTCTGACAATCTCTACAAAAAATCATAATGTAGTTATTGCTTCTGACTGGCTTTTTCCGTATTATGTAAACAAAGGGAAATTTCACACAGGGTTGGAATACACATACCGACAAAAATACTTTCTGCGGACTGGTTACAAACTTGGATATGCTCTGGACTCATTCACATTCGGGCTTGGCACAAAGTTTAGCAAATACCAGCTTGACTACGGACTCGCCTTGATGGGCGAATTATCACCAACGCATCATCTGACATTCACAATGAAATTGTAGCCTCAAACTCGGCGGTATGGTAGGGATACAAATTGAGAATTAAGAATTATAAATGATGATAAAATATGAAAAGAACAATTTGTAGAAATTTGGTACTACAATTTATTTCTATTAGTTTCCATCTATTTCTATCTATTTCGGTTAGTTATTCCGCAGAGACACTTGCATCTAAAATTTTGAATATTGGCGGGAGCTTAAAACAATCTTTAGGGATAAGTTTTACTGATAGTATTGGTGAAGATTTTACAACTGCCTGTTCATCACACAGCACCCAATTTTTTGCTGGGTATATTTACACAATCTTTTTTGATACAGTTCCGTCCGTATCTACACTTGAGATTTCAGAGCCTAATTATAATCTCGGAGATAAAATCGTAGTAACAGATAAAACCATTTTTACACTTTCTGCTCGTGACCCTGTGGTTTGGGGAGTTTCATCAGGAGTGAAGGAGACAAGATGGCGGATAGCAGATGGCGGATGGCAGATTTACACTTTACCATTCACGCTTCACGAGTTACCTGATGGCAACTATACAGTTCAGTATTATTCAGTTGATAGGTTGAACAACACAGAAAAAGTAAAAACTATCACGGCGGTAATTGATAATACAGCGCCTGTTGTAGAAATCCTTTCACCATCAAAAGATAATTACGGTGTTTGTAAAATAATAAATGGACAAGTGTCCATTTATGGCAGTGCGACGGACAAGCACTTAAAATATTATGAAGTCGCATATTCTCAACTTAACAGTTCGGTGTCTGTAGTTATCAGCAGAGAATACAAGGAAGTTAGCGAAGGAGTTCTTGCTGTGTGGGATACAACACAACTTGCTGAAGGTTGGTATACACTGAAACTTGTTGCACAGGATTATGTAAAAAATGAATCTTCAACGAGTGTAGATGTTTATATCGGCAAGCCTGAGCTTTTGCTTACAGTGGATGGATTTAACAAGCCATCGTATATCGTGCTTGATTCAACAGGCAATATGTATATTTCAGATACGAATAATGACAGTATTAAAAAGTTTGACAGAGACGGACATTTTGTTTTAGAGATTTCAACACAGGTGAAAGTAGCCGACACTTCAGCCCGAGCAAAGCGAGTGGCTTCAGTGTCGGAAAAAATATTCAACAAGCCAACAGGTATCGCAGTAAGTTCACAGGGAAATATGTATATTGCAGATAGAAATAATGACAGAATAGTGAGAATAAAGCAGATAGGAGATAGGAGATGGGATATGGGAGATGAAATAACAGGATTTAACAAGCCACACGGGATATTTATTTAAATGTCGCCGAATACCCCGCAGCTTGCTGCGGGGATGAAGGCGACCGACAAATTTTGCCAAATTTTGTATAATGTAATATGTGGAGCTAAGACGAGCAAGTCACGCTGTATATGAACT
Above is a genomic segment from Elusimicrobiota bacterium containing:
- a CDS encoding Ig-like domain-containing protein produces the protein MKRTICRNLVLQFISISFHLFLSISVSYSAETLASKILNIGGSLKQSLGISFTDSIGEDFTTACSSHSTQFFAGYIYTIFFDTVPSVSTLEISEPNYNLGDKIVVTDKTIFTLSARDPVVWGVSSGVKETRWRIADGGWQIYTLPFTLHELPDGNYTVQYYSVDRLNNTEKVKTITAVIDNTAPVVEILSPSKDNYGVCKIINGQVSIYGSATDKHLKYYEVAYSQLNSSVSVVISREYKEVSEGVLAVWDTTQLAEGWYTLKLVAQDYVKNESSTSVDVYIGKPELLLTVDGFNKPSYIVLDSTGNMYISDTNNDSIKKFDRDGHFVLEISTQVKVADTSARAKRVASVSEKIFNKPTGIAVSSQGNMYIADRNNDRIVRIKQIGDRRWDMGDEITGFNKPHGIFI
- a CDS encoding PorV/PorQ family protein — encoded protein: MFITKKIGIIGLILPFTFYLLPSTWLYSRGTSTTIFQLLDASFGARQKALGETFTAIADDINTIYYNPAGLKNISNKTISATYQKGLSDLSQGFVVYSQESEKLRGTVACGFTYLYGGKIELNYTDRPSETKQAQSDYLLTLSYATGDKLKFGSNLKVVYSELVEDAKATGFCIDLGFHYSMVRIFKKEVSFGLSTQNIGPWATYSGGLASGKEYEPLPITSRAGFSVLTISTKNHNVVIASDWLFPYYVNKGKFHTGLEYTYRQKYFLRTGYKLGYALDSFTFGLGTKFSKYQLDYGLALMGELSPTHHLTFTMKL